Part of the Clostridiales bacterium genome is shown below.
AAGCTGAATTATTCAACAGGTGATATTATAAATGTCGACGGCGGATTCCATATAAGGAGACTTTAAAAAATGGAAAAGGCAAAAGTGAACATCAAGGGAATCGATATCGACGTATACAGTTTAAATACCGTAATCGTCGGAAGCGGCTGTGCGGGGTTTAATGCTGCGGATACCCTTTATTCCATGGGCCAAAGGGATATTGCCATATTGACAGAGGGCATTAATATGGGAACATCGCGGAATACCGGGTCGGATAAACAGACATATTACAAGCTTTCACTTTCCGGGGATACTCCCGACTCCATAATGGACATGGCGAAAACGTTATTTGAAGGAGGCTCTATGAACGGCGATATCGCCTTAGTCGAGGCCGCATCATCCGTAAGGGCTTTTTTCAAACTTGTGGAAGCAGGAGTGCCTTTCCCGCATAACAGCTACGGCGAATATGTAGGATACAAAACGGACCACGACCCCAAACAGAGGGCTACATCGGCAGGACCTCTTACTTCAAAATACATGACAGAGAAACTTGAAAAACAGGTTTTGAAAAAAAATATAAAAATATTCGACGGCTTTTTAGTTGTAGGCATTCTCACTTTAAAGGGCAGTGCCATAGGCCTCGTAGCCCTGGATTGCAGCAGGCTTAGGGAACACTGCATGGGCTTTACACTGTTTGACTGCACGAACATCATTTACGCCACCGGCGGACCTGCCGGGATGTATTCATCCTCGGTTTACCCAAAAAGCCAGACGGGCTCAATGGGTGCGGCTTTTGAGGCCGGCGCCAGGGGGGTCAACTTAACCGAGTCCCAGTACGGCATCGCATCGACCAAGTTCAGATGGAATCTTTCAGGTACGTATCAACAGGTGATCCCGAGATATGTATCGACGGATAAGAAAGGAAAAGATGAAAGGGAATTCTTGAACGAATATTTTAAAGAACAAGGCAAGATGCTCGATGCGATATTCCTGAAAGGCTATCAGTGGCCATTCGACCCCAGAAAGATACCAAACAGCGGTTCATCTTTAATAGATATACTTGTTTATTATGAAACACAGATAAGGGGAAGAAAAGTATATTTGGACTATACCCGCAATCCTTTATGCGCCGGAAGGAACGGCGAACTTGATTTTTCGATTTTAAGCAGAGAAGCTTATGATTACTTGAAAAAATCCGGCGTGTTGTTCGGCAAACCCATAGACAGACTAAAGAAGATGAATTATCCTGCATATGAGCTGTATAAGAAAAACGGCATAGATCTCGATAAGGAATATCTCGAAATATCAGTGTGCGCACAGCATAATAACGGAGGGCTCTGCGGCAACATATGGTATGAGAGCAATATATCCCATCTGTTTCCGGTCGGGGAGGCAAACGGCGTATTCGGAGTATACAGGCCCGGAGGAACGGCATTGAACTCCACGCAGGTCGGAAGTTTGAGAGCCGCCCAGTATATATACGCCAATTATAAAAACAACCCGCTGCCCTTATCCGATTTTTTAAGCGCAGCGAATGAAAATGTATGCAACAAAATAGAACTGGCCAAAAAATTCATCGATAATCCGTCGGGAACCTCAAATATTATGGAATTCAGAAAGAAAATGCAGGACAGGATGTCTAAATACGGTTCAAATATAAGGTCTCTTGAGAATGTAGTATGCGCATTGGATGAGTCAATCGACGACTACAGCAATTTTTCGTCCTCTGCAAAAGCGGCGTCATGTGTTGAACTTCCCGATGCGTTCAGGGACAGGGACATATTGATAACACAGATAGCTTACCTTTTTGCCATAAAGGAATATATCGAAAAGGGAGGCAAAAGCAGAGGCTCGTACCTTATATATGATGATAAGGGATCCATCCCGTGCAAGGCTCTCCCTGAAAGCTTCCGTTACGGCCTGGATAATGGAAATATGGCCAGATATATCTGTGAAATCGGACTTAAAGTAAGTGAGAATAAAATTGATTGTTTATCTCGATGGAAACCTGTACGCCCGATTCCATCATATGATAACTGGTTTGAAAACATATGGAATGATTACAGAAACAATAAAATCATCGTTCCTCTCTAAAATAAGGATTCCCAAGGCCGTTTGGCGGCGCATTTTTCCTGGATTTTTTCATGGACACAAAGACCAGTACGGCTACGGTAACGACATAAGGAAGCATGTCGATTATATACTGAGAGATCGCCACTTTTGTTCCTTGTATCCTGAAGCCTATTATATCCAAACCACCGAATAAAAATGACCCGAGTATTGCCTTGAACGGATTCCATGACGCGAATATTACCAGGGCCACTGCAATCCATCCCCTGCCCGCGGTAATATTCTCCTGCCATGCAGGAACATATACCAGGGAAAGATAAGCTCCCCCAAGTCCGCACAATGCTCCACCCAAAAGAATATGAAAATATTTATAAAA
Proteins encoded:
- a CDS encoding FAD-binding protein; translated protein: MEKAKVNIKGIDIDVYSLNTVIVGSGCAGFNAADTLYSMGQRDIAILTEGINMGTSRNTGSDKQTYYKLSLSGDTPDSIMDMAKTLFEGGSMNGDIALVEAASSVRAFFKLVEAGVPFPHNSYGEYVGYKTDHDPKQRATSAGPLTSKYMTEKLEKQVLKKNIKIFDGFLVVGILTLKGSAIGLVALDCSRLREHCMGFTLFDCTNIIYATGGPAGMYSSSVYPKSQTGSMGAAFEAGARGVNLTESQYGIASTKFRWNLSGTYQQVIPRYVSTDKKGKDEREFLNEYFKEQGKMLDAIFLKGYQWPFDPRKIPNSGSSLIDILVYYETQIRGRKVYLDYTRNPLCAGRNGELDFSILSREAYDYLKKSGVLFGKPIDRLKKMNYPAYELYKKNGIDLDKEYLEISVCAQHNNGGLCGNIWYESNISHLFPVGEANGVFGVYRPGGTALNSTQVGSLRAAQYIYANYKNNPLPLSDFLSAANENVCNKIELAKKFIDNPSGTSNIMEFRKKMQDRMSKYGSNIRSLENVVCALDESIDDYSNFSSSAKAASCVELPDAFRDRDILITQIAYLFAIKEYIEKGGKSRGSYLIYDDKGSIPCKALPESFRYGLDNGNMARYICEIGLKVSENKIDCLSRWKPVRPIPSYDNWFENIWNDYRNNKIIVPL